A region from the Desulfovibrio sp. ZJ209 genome encodes:
- a CDS encoding ABC transporter ATP-binding protein — MAGAPPLELTGVAAGYAGARTLSGVTLAVAPGENVILLGPNGSGKTTLLRCAAGALRPQEGTVRLGGESAHTLSARARARLVAVLPQQPERPRGLSVRDLVLLGRYPWLSWSGVYSRADHAAAARALAAVDAAHLAGRPVETLSGGEWQRALLARSLAQMDGVAAPLFLLDELTASLDPARAEEVFALLDERRKGGAALLQAAHDCNLAARHATRLMGLKAGRILFDGPVAAVFTEENLSALYDLPLTVFRHPDGDIPQALPALAARAVPAPAPAVAGAGRPH; from the coding sequence ATGGCTGGCGCGCCGCCGCTGGAGCTCACGGGCGTCGCCGCGGGCTATGCCGGGGCGCGGACGCTCTCGGGCGTGACCCTTGCGGTGGCGCCGGGCGAGAACGTCATCCTGCTCGGCCCCAACGGCAGCGGCAAGACCACGCTTTTGCGCTGCGCGGCCGGGGCGCTCCGGCCGCAGGAGGGGACCGTACGCCTTGGCGGGGAATCGGCGCACACCCTTTCCGCCCGGGCGCGGGCCAGGCTGGTGGCGGTGCTGCCGCAGCAGCCGGAGCGGCCCCGGGGCCTTTCCGTGCGCGACTTGGTGCTTCTTGGGCGCTATCCGTGGCTTTCGTGGTCAGGCGTCTACAGCCGGGCGGACCACGCCGCCGCGGCGCGAGCCCTCGCCGCCGTGGATGCGGCACATCTTGCCGGGCGCCCCGTGGAAACCCTCTCGGGCGGCGAATGGCAGCGGGCCTTGCTCGCGCGCTCGCTCGCCCAGATGGACGGCGTGGCCGCGCCGCTCTTTTTGCTGGACGAGCTCACCGCGAGCCTCGACCCGGCCCGGGCCGAGGAAGTGTTCGCCTTGCTGGACGAGCGCCGCAAGGGCGGCGCGGCCCTGCTCCAGGCGGCCCATGACTGCAACCTGGCCGCGCGCCACGCCACGCGCCTTATGGGGCTCAAGGCCGGGCGCATCCTGTTCGACGGCCCGGTTGCCGCTGTCTTTACCGAGGAGAACCTTAGTGCCCTCTATGACTTGCCGCTTACCGTGTTTCGCCATCCCGACGGCGACATCCCGCAGGCTTTGCCGGCCCTTGCCGCTCGTGCTGTGCCTGCTCCTGCTCCCGCGGTTGCCGGCGCTGGCCGCCCCCATTGA
- a CDS encoding class I SAM-dependent rRNA methyltransferase, producing the protein MRSLVLKKDEDRRIRAGHLWVFSNEVDTKRTPLTDFAPGEEATLLDARGKALGSLCVNPASLICGRLHSKRPGIPLDEGLLRERLATALAAREQYFSEPWYRLCHGEGDYLPGLVIDRYGAHLTLQLGTAAMEARRDLIVRALEELVHPASLRFDNDIPARGLEGLSRLPESSGPVPEFLEVPENGCRFTVAAAQGQKTGWFYDQRANRREFARYAKGADVLDIFSYVGGFGVTAAAHGARSVTFLDASEPALALSRRNMAANAPHAAVETILGDAFQRLGELAAAGRRYSLISLDPPAFIKRRKDAAQGLAAYRKINLLAARLLAPGGVLATSSCSHHLDGAELGRSIAHASAKLGRPARLLYTGAQGSDHPVHVAMPETAYLKCRIVRFD; encoded by the coding sequence ATGCGCAGCCTTGTGCTTAAAAAGGATGAAGACCGGCGCATCCGCGCGGGGCATCTCTGGGTCTTTTCCAACGAGGTGGACACCAAAAGGACCCCGCTTACGGACTTCGCCCCCGGCGAGGAGGCCACCCTGCTCGACGCGCGCGGCAAGGCGCTCGGCAGCCTTTGCGTCAATCCCGCTTCGCTCATCTGCGGGCGGCTGCACAGCAAGAGGCCCGGCATCCCGCTGGACGAAGGCCTCCTGCGCGAACGCCTCGCCACGGCGCTGGCGGCGCGGGAGCAGTATTTTTCCGAACCGTGGTACCGCCTCTGCCACGGCGAGGGGGATTACCTCCCCGGGCTCGTCATCGACCGCTACGGCGCCCACCTCACGCTCCAGCTCGGCACGGCGGCCATGGAGGCCCGAAGGGATCTCATCGTGCGCGCCCTCGAGGAACTGGTCCACCCCGCCTCCCTGCGCTTTGACAACGACATCCCGGCTCGCGGCCTGGAAGGGCTTTCCCGGCTGCCGGAGAGTTCCGGGCCAGTGCCGGAATTCCTCGAAGTGCCGGAAAACGGCTGCCGCTTCACCGTGGCGGCCGCGCAAGGCCAGAAGACCGGCTGGTTCTATGACCAGCGCGCCAACCGGCGCGAATTCGCGCGCTATGCCAAGGGCGCGGACGTGCTGGACATTTTTTCCTATGTGGGCGGCTTCGGCGTCACGGCGGCGGCCCATGGCGCCCGCTCCGTGACCTTTCTCGACGCCTCGGAGCCGGCGCTCGCGCTTTCCCGCCGCAACATGGCGGCGAACGCTCCGCACGCGGCCGTGGAGACCATCCTCGGCGACGCCTTCCAGCGCCTTGGCGAGCTGGCCGCGGCCGGCCGCCGCTATTCGCTCATAAGCCTCGACCCGCCGGCCTTCATCAAGCGCAGGAAGGACGCGGCCCAGGGCCTCGCCGCCTACCGCAAGATCAACCTTCTGGCCGCAAGACTGCTCGCGCCCGGGGGCGTGCTCGCCACGTCCTCCTGCTCGCACCACCTCGACGGGGCCGAGCTCGGGCGCTCAATAGCGCACGCCTCGGCGAAGCTCGGGCGCCCGGCGCGCCTCCTCTATACGGGCGCCCAGGGGTCCGACCATCCCGTGCATGTGGCCATGCCGGAAACGGCCTATCTCAAATGCCGCATCGTCCGTTTTGACTGA
- the cobI gene encoding precorrin-2 C(20)-methyltransferase produces MSGTLYAVGVGPGAPDLITLRAVRVLGSVPVILAAASPRNDTSAALETARPHLSPLARILRLDFPMTREEAELRAAWRKAAETTLAVLAGGEDAAFLTIGDPLIYSTFGYLLRTVRAFAPETPVEVIPGITSFQAAAARTETILCEGEESLHILPGIRRGEDLARELEGADMAVILKAYRNFPAIARALSATGRAEDALLASHVERPGEEVRRGVDEGDARPPYMSLILSAAPRDDSGSDES; encoded by the coding sequence ATGAGCGGCACACTCTATGCCGTGGGCGTGGGGCCCGGCGCGCCGGACCTCATCACCCTGCGGGCCGTGCGGGTGCTGGGCTCCGTGCCGGTCATTCTGGCCGCGGCCTCGCCGCGCAACGACACCTCGGCCGCGCTTGAGACCGCGCGGCCGCACCTTTCGCCGCTGGCTCGCATCCTGCGCCTTGACTTTCCCATGACGCGCGAGGAGGCGGAACTGCGCGCGGCCTGGCGGAAAGCCGCCGAAACCACGCTGGCCGTGCTTGCCGGCGGGGAGGATGCGGCCTTCCTCACCATTGGCGACCCGCTCATCTACAGCACCTTCGGCTACCTGCTGCGCACCGTGCGGGCGTTCGCGCCGGAAACGCCGGTGGAGGTCATCCCCGGCATCACGTCCTTCCAGGCAGCGGCCGCGCGCACAGAGACCATCCTCTGCGAAGGGGAAGAAAGCCTGCACATCCTGCCCGGCATCCGCCGTGGCGAAGACCTTGCCCGCGAGCTCGAAGGGGCCGACATGGCGGTCATCCTCAAGGCCTATCGCAACTTCCCGGCCATAGCCCGGGCGCTCTCGGCCACGGGCCGCGCGGAAGACGCACTCCTGGCGAGCCATGTGGAACGCCCCGGGGAAGAGGTGCGCCGGGGCGTGGATGAAGGTGACGCCCGGCCGCCCTATATGTCGCTCATCCTGAGCGCGGCTCCCCGGGATGACAGCGGGAGCGACGAAAGCTAG
- a CDS encoding ABC transporter substrate-binding protein: MLCLLLLPRLPALAAPIEVTDDTGHTLRLEKPARRIIPLYGAFGEMLLALGCGDRLVGRTDADATVPGLAQLPAVGTHMRPNAELVAGARPDLVLQMSGRGEALLQTEALRQLGVPVLSFEVNSFAQLFRVMEILGRLCGREAEARALVADWKARLAALAAEHAGQRPWRVFYEVRSPDLLAAGRGGIVSDIIEAAGGENVVSEKRKLARLNEEAVLLADPEVYLVQRGPMNPAPEPLAGRPHFRGLGAVRAGRTLEVDEALFSRPGPRSVEAAEQLAQWLMGLKRPAAGTKGEGK, translated from the coding sequence GTGCTGTGCCTGCTCCTGCTCCCGCGGTTGCCGGCGCTGGCCGCCCCCATTGAGGTTACGGACGACACGGGTCACACTCTCAGGCTGGAGAAGCCCGCGCGGCGCATCATCCCGCTCTACGGGGCTTTTGGCGAAATGCTGCTCGCGCTGGGCTGCGGCGACAGGCTCGTGGGCCGCACGGACGCGGACGCCACTGTGCCCGGGCTCGCGCAGCTCCCCGCCGTGGGCACGCACATGCGGCCCAATGCGGAGCTTGTGGCCGGCGCGCGCCCCGACCTTGTGCTCCAGATGAGCGGGCGCGGCGAGGCCTTGCTCCAGACCGAGGCCCTGCGCCAGCTGGGCGTGCCGGTGCTCAGCTTCGAGGTCAATTCCTTTGCCCAGCTCTTCCGGGTGATGGAGATCCTTGGCCGGCTCTGCGGCCGCGAGGCCGAGGCGCGGGCCCTTGTGGCGGACTGGAAGGCGCGGCTTGCGGCGCTGGCCGCCGAACATGCGGGCCAGAGGCCGTGGCGCGTCTTTTATGAGGTGCGCTCGCCCGACCTTCTGGCGGCCGGGCGCGGCGGCATCGTGTCGGACATCATCGAGGCGGCCGGCGGCGAGAACGTGGTCAGCGAAAAGCGCAAGCTCGCCCGCCTCAACGAGGAGGCCGTGCTCCTGGCCGACCCTGAGGTCTATCTCGTCCAGCGCGGCCCCATGAACCCCGCGCCCGAGCCACTTGCCGGGCGGCCGCATTTTCGCGGGCTCGGCGCCGTGCGCGCGGGCCGCACGCTGGAGGTGGACGAGGCGCTGTTCTCCAGGCCCGGGCCGCGCTCCGTGGAGGCGGCGGAACAGCTCGCCCAATGGCTCATGGGGCTCAAAAGGCCGGCTGCCGGCACAAAGGGGGAGGGAAAATGA
- a CDS encoding phosphoglycerate dehydrogenase, giving the protein MKVLVTPRSFGKTAPGLFDRLKDAGLEVIRNETGGILDEAAIKELIAPCEGVILGVDPMNAAVLAAAPKLRAIAKYGVGLDNIDLAACEARGIKVSRTVGANSDAVADYAFALMLGVARRVAFIDRRCRERDWSKITSIDVYGKTLGIIGLGAIGRRVAKRAKGFDMRVLASDSVWDGDFAVEQGIERADADRICRECDFITLHCLLNDETRNIINERRIASMKPTAVLINTARGGLIDEAALLAALKAGSIWGAGLDVFAHEPPEEPDWYILNNVIMGSHCSSSTAGAVNLMGTMAVDNLLRDLGLPL; this is encoded by the coding sequence GTGAAAGTGCTTGTGACGCCGCGTTCCTTCGGCAAGACCGCCCCCGGGCTTTTCGACCGCCTCAAGGACGCGGGGCTTGAGGTCATCCGCAACGAGACCGGCGGCATCCTCGACGAAGCCGCCATCAAGGAGCTCATCGCGCCCTGCGAGGGCGTCATCCTCGGCGTGGACCCCATGAACGCGGCCGTGCTCGCGGCCGCGCCCAAGCTCCGCGCCATCGCCAAGTACGGCGTGGGCCTCGACAATATCGACCTCGCGGCTTGTGAGGCGCGGGGCATCAAGGTCTCGCGCACGGTGGGCGCCAACAGCGACGCCGTGGCCGACTACGCCTTCGCGCTCATGCTCGGCGTGGCCCGGCGCGTGGCCTTTATCGACCGCCGCTGCCGCGAGCGCGACTGGAGCAAGATCACCTCCATCGACGTGTACGGCAAGACGCTCGGCATCATCGGCCTCGGCGCCATCGGCCGGCGCGTGGCGAAGCGCGCCAAAGGCTTCGACATGCGCGTGCTCGCCAGCGACAGCGTGTGGGACGGGGATTTCGCCGTGGAGCAGGGCATCGAGCGCGCGGACGCGGACCGCATCTGCCGCGAGTGCGACTTCATCACGCTCCATTGCCTGCTCAACGACGAGACGCGCAACATCATCAACGAACGGCGCATCGCCTCCATGAAGCCCACGGCCGTGCTCATCAATACCGCGCGCGGCGGCCTCATCGACGAGGCGGCGCTGCTCGCCGCGCTCAAGGCCGGGAGCATCTGGGGCGCCGGCCTCGACGTGTTCGCGCACGAGCCGCCGGAGGAGCCGGACTGGTATATCCTTAATAATGTCATCATGGGCTCGCACTGCTCCTCGTCCACGGCCGGGGCCGTCAACCTCATGGGCACCATGGCGGTGGACAACCTTTTGCGCGACCTCGGGCTGCCGCTGTAG
- a CDS encoding iron ABC transporter permease — MTRSFPVCMAVAPSFLSLPHGDARVRRAMGALALLWLVSVPLACLPGPYPLAPGEVAGALRAFFAGEGAGEVPVLVVGGIRLARVTLALLCGGALAVAGVALQGVLRNPLADPFTLGISAGAACGASLAIAVGGGLALALGLPHTALVAGAAMCGAMIALALALWLGRGRGAFSRESVILAGIAVAAFLGALVALVKALNEESVTSIVFWILGSFQGRGWESMPLLLAALVPGLLCVGLSWRRLDVLALGREEAAHLGLAVGPARFWLLAGASCMTAGCVAVAGVIGFVGLVVPHVLRLLMGPAHGPLLAGAFFGGGALLLWADVAARCVLDGGRELPVGVVTALLGGPFFALLVWRR, encoded by the coding sequence TTGACCCGCAGTTTCCCGGTGTGCATGGCGGTGGCCCCTTCCTTCCTTTCCCTTCCCCACGGTGACGCGCGCGTGCGCCGGGCCATGGGCGCGCTGGCCTTGCTCTGGCTTGTTTCCGTGCCGCTCGCCTGCCTGCCCGGGCCCTATCCGCTGGCCCCGGGGGAGGTGGCGGGGGCGCTCAGGGCATTTTTTGCCGGGGAGGGCGCGGGGGAGGTGCCCGTGCTCGTGGTGGGGGGCATCCGCCTTGCGCGGGTCACGCTCGCCCTGCTCTGCGGCGGGGCGCTGGCCGTGGCCGGCGTGGCCCTGCAAGGGGTGCTCCGTAATCCGCTGGCCGATCCCTTCACCTTGGGCATTTCCGCCGGCGCGGCCTGCGGGGCGAGCCTCGCCATCGCCGTGGGAGGGGGGCTCGCGCTGGCGCTCGGCCTCCCGCACACGGCTCTCGTGGCCGGCGCGGCCATGTGCGGCGCCATGATCGCCCTCGCGCTGGCCCTCTGGCTCGGGCGCGGACGGGGCGCCTTCAGCCGCGAGAGCGTCATATTGGCGGGCATCGCCGTGGCGGCCTTCCTGGGGGCGCTGGTGGCGCTCGTCAAGGCGCTCAACGAAGAGTCCGTGACGAGCATCGTTTTCTGGATTTTGGGTTCCTTCCAGGGGCGCGGCTGGGAAAGCATGCCGCTTTTGCTGGCCGCCCTCGTGCCCGGCCTCCTCTGCGTGGGCCTCTCGTGGCGCAGGCTCGACGTGCTGGCGCTGGGCCGGGAGGAGGCGGCGCACCTCGGCCTCGCCGTGGGCCCGGCGCGCTTCTGGCTTTTGGCCGGGGCGAGCTGCATGACCGCGGGCTGCGTGGCCGTGGCCGGGGTCATCGGCTTCGTGGGCCTCGTGGTGCCGCATGTGCTGCGGCTGCTCATGGGCCCCGCGCACGGCCCCCTGCTGGCCGGGGCCTTTTTCGGCGGCGGCGCGCTCCTGCTCTGGGCGGACGTGGCGGCGCGCTGCGTGCTCGACGGCGGCCGCGAATTGCCCGTGGGCGTGGTCACGGCGCTTTTGGGCGGCCCCTTTTTCGCCCTCCTGGTATGGCGGCGCTGA
- the hypE gene encoding hydrogenase expression/formation protein HypE — MDDCLLLDAGSGGRASQRLVSQCFLRHFANPLLERLDDAAELAPERGPLAMSTDSYTVTPLFFPGGSIGTLAVHGTVNDVAMLGARPRWLTCAFILEEGLPLETLERVAKDMGDAAKSAGVAIVTGDTKVVPRGACDKIFINTSGVGEIYAHPVPSGHAARPGDAVLVSGSLGDHGLTIMASREDLSFLTDVRSDSAPLADMVHAIITACGEVHTLRDPTRGGLATTLNEIAEQSGVGIQVDEAKLPVHEAVRDGCSFLGLDPLYLANEGKLICILPEDKADAALDAMRASPYGREAARIGTVTEGPAGQVSLRTRIGGSRLLSMLEGAQLPRIC; from the coding sequence ATGGACGACTGTCTTCTTCTGGATGCGGGCAGCGGCGGCCGCGCCTCGCAAAGGCTCGTGAGCCAGTGCTTCTTGCGCCATTTCGCCAACCCGCTCCTCGAGCGGCTGGACGACGCGGCCGAGCTCGCCCCGGAGCGCGGGCCCCTCGCCATGAGCACGGATTCCTACACGGTCACGCCGCTTTTTTTCCCGGGCGGCAGCATCGGCACCCTGGCCGTGCATGGCACGGTCAACGACGTGGCCATGCTCGGCGCGCGGCCGCGCTGGCTCACCTGCGCCTTCATCCTCGAGGAGGGCCTGCCCCTCGAGACGCTGGAGCGCGTGGCCAAGGACATGGGCGACGCGGCGAAGAGCGCCGGCGTCGCCATCGTCACGGGAGACACCAAGGTGGTGCCGCGCGGCGCCTGCGACAAGATCTTCATCAATACTTCCGGCGTGGGCGAGATCTACGCCCATCCCGTGCCCTCGGGGCATGCCGCGCGCCCGGGCGACGCGGTGCTCGTGAGCGGGAGCCTCGGCGATCACGGCCTCACCATCATGGCGAGCCGCGAGGACCTTTCCTTCCTCACGGACGTGCGCTCGGACTCCGCGCCGCTCGCCGACATGGTGCACGCCATCATTACAGCCTGCGGCGAGGTGCACACCCTGCGCGACCCCACGCGCGGCGGCCTCGCCACCACGCTCAACGAGATCGCCGAGCAGTCCGGCGTGGGCATCCAGGTCGACGAGGCGAAGCTCCCCGTCCACGAGGCCGTGCGCGACGGCTGCTCCTTCCTCGGGCTCGACCCGCTCTATCTCGCCAACGAGGGCAAGCTCATCTGCATCCTGCCGGAGGACAAGGCCGACGCGGCGCTGGATGCCATGCGCGCCTCGCCCTACGGCCGCGAAGCCGCGCGCATCGGCACGGTCACGGAAGGCCCGGCCGGGCAGGTCTCCCTGCGCACGCGCATCGGCGGCTCGCGCCTGCTCTCCATGCTCGAGGGCGCGCAACTGCCGCGCATCTGCTGA
- a CDS encoding DUF1844 domain-containing protein: protein MTDKTSSQGAGKEGCGACSGACAGPSPMPEVTFSAFIISLASAALVGLGEVPDPATGRVTRDLLLARHNIDVLEMLRQKTEGGLNAKERALLDQILCDLHLKFVINSDAKAGSAAAGKGAGA from the coding sequence ATGACTGACAAGACCAGTTCCCAGGGCGCCGGCAAGGAAGGCTGCGGAGCCTGTTCCGGCGCGTGCGCGGGCCCGAGCCCCATGCCCGAAGTGACCTTTTCCGCGTTCATCATTTCGCTGGCCTCGGCCGCGCTGGTGGGCCTCGGCGAAGTGCCGGACCCGGCCACCGGCCGCGTGACGCGCGACCTCTTGCTCGCGCGGCACAATATCGACGTACTGGAAATGCTGCGCCAGAAGACCGAGGGCGGGCTCAACGCCAAGGAGCGCGCGCTGCTCGACCAGATTCTCTGCGATTTGCACCTCAAGTTCGTCATCAACAGCGACGCCAAGGCGGGCTCAGCCGCGGCGGGCAAGGGCGCGGGCGCCTGA
- a CDS encoding alanine--glyoxylate aminotransferase family protein, producing the protein MFNKTRLLTPGPTPLPERVRLALAQDMIHHRKRAFAEIMRRVQEKLRLLFGTEGPVLPLSCSGTGAMTAAVYSLFEPGDKVLVVEGGKFGERWRNIAASRGLAVASLRVPWGEAVRPEDVAAALDADPSIKGVLIQVCETSTGVLHPVRQVADLMVGREALLVADGISAVGISPCPMDDWKLDCLLTGSQKGLMLPPGLALLALSPRAWKKAEATRPGCFYFDLARERDNVLKGQTLFTTPVNLIVGLDASLDMLLENGLELVYTKQWALTMLVRAGTAAMGLAPLAKEHFAWGLTSVWLPEGVNGGDVLRLAMEDWGVCMAGGQDQLKGRIVRIGHMGWVDWADALAGLYALDRGLIGMGGYSAARDYLETAMSAYRAALELGPGIIPARAGIRS; encoded by the coding sequence ATGTTCAACAAAACCCGCCTGCTCACCCCCGGCCCCACCCCGCTGCCCGAGCGCGTGCGCCTGGCCCTCGCCCAGGACATGATCCACCACCGCAAGCGTGCGTTCGCCGAAATCATGCGTCGCGTGCAGGAAAAGCTGCGCCTGCTCTTCGGCACCGAGGGCCCGGTGCTGCCGCTCTCCTGCTCGGGCACGGGCGCCATGACCGCGGCCGTGTATTCGCTCTTTGAGCCCGGTGACAAGGTGCTGGTGGTGGAGGGCGGCAAGTTCGGCGAGCGCTGGCGCAACATCGCGGCCTCGCGCGGGCTGGCCGTGGCGAGCCTGCGCGTGCCGTGGGGCGAGGCCGTGCGCCCCGAGGACGTGGCCGCCGCGCTCGACGCCGACCCATCCATCAAGGGCGTGCTCATCCAGGTCTGCGAGACTTCCACGGGCGTGCTGCACCCCGTGCGCCAGGTGGCCGACCTCATGGTGGGCCGCGAGGCCCTGCTGGTGGCGGACGGCATCTCGGCCGTGGGCATCTCGCCCTGCCCCATGGACGACTGGAAGCTCGACTGCCTGCTCACCGGCTCGCAAAAGGGCCTCATGCTGCCGCCGGGGCTCGCCCTGCTGGCGCTCTCGCCGCGCGCCTGGAAAAAGGCCGAGGCCACGCGGCCGGGCTGCTTTTATTTCGACCTTGCGCGCGAGCGCGACAACGTGCTCAAGGGCCAGACGCTCTTCACCACGCCCGTGAACCTCATCGTCGGGCTGGACGCGAGCCTCGACATGCTGCTCGAAAACGGCCTTGAGCTCGTCTACACGAAGCAGTGGGCGCTGACCATGCTCGTGCGCGCGGGCACGGCGGCCATGGGGCTCGCGCCGCTCGCGAAGGAGCATTTCGCCTGGGGCCTCACGAGCGTGTGGCTCCCGGAAGGGGTCAACGGCGGGGACGTGCTGCGCCTCGCCATGGAGGACTGGGGCGTGTGCATGGCCGGCGGCCAGGACCAGCTCAAGGGCCGCATCGTGCGCATCGGCCACATGGGCTGGGTGGACTGGGCCGACGCGCTCGCCGGGCTCTACGCGCTCGACCGCGGCCTCATCGGCATGGGCGGCTATTCCGCGGCGCGCGATTATCTCGAGACGGCCATGAGCGCCTACCGCGCCGCGCTGGAGCTGGGGCCCGGCATCATCCCGGCCCGGGCCGGCATCCGCAGCTAG
- the argC gene encoding N-acetyl-gamma-glutamyl-phosphate reductase codes for MKSINVGLVGISGYAGMELARLLTAHPAMRLTLACSRAEAGRRLGDFYPFLRQLPGADVVISVFDAGEAAKTCDLVFMAVPAGTAMRLAPPLLEAGVKVVDFSADFRLHDAQVYEEWYGAPHTCREVLPRAVYGLPELYAAEISRAKLVANPGCYPTSVILGLYAALKNGLVEPGGIIVDSKSGASGAGRKAAVPTLFCEVSDNFRAYGLPRHRHTPEMEQEVSRVAGEDVRLEFTPHLVPMNRGILSTIYTTIKKPGLTLEEAHDAFSRTWEASPWVRVLPAGSLPETRFVRGSMFCDIGLAVDARTGRLVILSVIDNLCRGAAGQALANANLMCGLPVETGMEHLAPLA; via the coding sequence ATGAAAAGCATCAATGTGGGCCTTGTGGGCATCAGCGGTTATGCGGGCATGGAGCTGGCGCGCCTTCTGACGGCGCATCCGGCCATGCGCCTCACGCTGGCCTGCTCGCGGGCCGAGGCGGGCAGGCGCCTGGGGGATTTTTATCCCTTCCTGCGCCAGCTCCCCGGGGCGGACGTGGTCATCAGCGTGTTCGACGCCGGGGAGGCCGCGAAAACGTGCGACCTCGTGTTCATGGCCGTCCCGGCGGGCACGGCCATGCGCCTCGCGCCGCCCCTGCTCGAGGCCGGCGTCAAGGTGGTGGATTTTTCCGCCGATTTCCGGCTCCATGACGCCCAAGTTTATGAGGAGTGGTACGGCGCGCCCCACACCTGCCGCGAGGTGTTGCCCCGGGCGGTCTACGGCCTGCCCGAGCTCTACGCGGCCGAGATTTCCCGCGCCAAGCTCGTGGCAAACCCGGGCTGCTATCCCACCTCGGTCATCCTCGGCCTGTACGCCGCGCTCAAGAACGGCCTCGTGGAGCCCGGCGGCATCATCGTGGATTCCAAGTCCGGCGCGAGCGGCGCGGGCCGCAAGGCGGCGGTGCCCACGCTTTTCTGCGAAGTGTCGGACAATTTCCGCGCCTACGGCCTCCCCCGGCACCGGCACACGCCGGAAATGGAGCAGGAGGTCTCGCGCGTGGCGGGCGAGGACGTGCGGCTTGAGTTCACGCCGCATCTCGTGCCCATGAACCGCGGCATCCTCTCCACCATCTATACCACTATCAAGAAGCCCGGCCTCACGCTGGAAGAGGCGCACGACGCCTTTTCCCGCACCTGGGAGGCCAGCCCCTGGGTGCGCGTGCTCCCGGCCGGGAGCCTCCCCGAAACGCGCTTTGTGCGCGGCAGCATGTTTTGCGACATCGGGCTCGCCGTGGACGCGCGCACCGGGCGCCTCGTCATCCTTTCGGTCATTGACAACCTGTGCCGCGGCGCGGCCGGACAGGCGCTCGCCAACGCGAACCTCATGTGCGGCCTCCCCGTGGAGACCGGCATGGAACACCTGGCACCCCTCGCGTAA
- the hypD gene encoding hydrogenase formation protein HypD, which yields MDETQHDPGARLEAAVQDPELCAGLLRRLETALDDASLRFMEVCGTHTVSIFQSGLRSLLPGSVTHLSGPGCPVCVTHDAEVAAMLDLAGRDGVIFATFGDLLRVPGPGGRSLKHAQAAGARVEIVYSPLDAVRLAAKNPGATVVFAGVGFETTAPTVAASVLAARAQGLKNFSVLSMHKLVPPALRALAADPECRVEAFLLPGHVATVLGLAPFRFLASEHKVPAAVGGFAPADILLALCEMAEMRRDGAPAVVNAYPRAVAAGGNARARALMDEVFAPGDALWRGLGRIPESGLGLRPEFADFDATARFGIALAETPPLPGCRCGAVLRGRITPRECPLFGKACTPASPVGPCMVSTEGSCAAYFKYAAH from the coding sequence ATGGACGAGACGCAGCACGACCCCGGCGCCCGGCTCGAAGCCGCCGTGCAGGACCCGGAGCTCTGCGCCGGCCTCCTCCGCCGGCTCGAAACCGCCCTTGACGACGCCAGCCTGCGCTTCATGGAAGTCTGCGGCACGCATACCGTCTCCATCTTCCAGAGCGGCCTGCGCTCGCTCCTGCCCGGCTCCGTCACCCACCTATCGGGCCCCGGCTGCCCGGTCTGCGTGACGCATGACGCCGAAGTGGCGGCCATGCTCGACCTCGCCGGGCGCGACGGCGTGATCTTCGCCACCTTCGGCGACCTTTTGCGCGTGCCCGGCCCTGGCGGCCGCTCGCTCAAGCACGCCCAGGCGGCCGGCGCGCGCGTGGAAATCGTCTATTCCCCGCTGGACGCGGTGCGCCTCGCCGCCAAGAATCCCGGCGCCACGGTGGTCTTCGCCGGCGTGGGCTTCGAGACCACGGCGCCCACGGTGGCGGCGTCGGTGCTGGCCGCGCGGGCGCAGGGGCTCAAGAACTTCTCCGTGCTCTCCATGCACAAGCTCGTGCCGCCGGCCCTGCGGGCTCTGGCCGCTGACCCGGAATGCAGGGTGGAGGCCTTCCTCCTGCCCGGGCATGTGGCCACCGTGCTCGGGCTTGCGCCCTTCCGCTTCCTCGCGTCGGAACACAAGGTTCCCGCCGCCGTGGGCGGCTTCGCCCCGGCGGACATCCTGCTGGCGCTCTGCGAGATGGCCGAGATGCGGCGTGACGGCGCCCCGGCCGTGGTCAACGCCTATCCCCGCGCGGTGGCCGCTGGCGGAAATGCCCGGGCCCGCGCCCTCATGGACGAGGTGTTCGCGCCCGGGGACGCGCTCTGGCGCGGCCTTGGCCGCATCCCGGAGAGCGGCCTTGGCTTGAGGCCGGAATTTGCCGATTTCGACGCCACGGCGCGCTTCGGCATCGCGCTTGCCGAAACGCCGCCGCTCCCGGGCTGCCGCTGCGGCGCCGTGTTGCGCGGCCGCATCACCCCGCGGGAATGCCCGCTGTTCGGCAAGGCGTGCACGCCGGCCTCGCCCGTGGGGCCCTGCATGGTCTCCACCGAGGGGAGCTGCGCGGCCTATTTCAAGTACGCCGCACATTGA